The Armatimonadota bacterium genome includes a region encoding these proteins:
- a CDS encoding efflux RND transporter permease subunit, translated as MKTGLAGRLAATFVNSKLTPLLILASLLLGLLAVVRTPREEEPQIVVPMADVVVDMPGATAKDVERRVTTPMEKLVWEVPGVEYVYSTSSPGRAMVVVRFLVGQDQEKAFVRLREKLQSHYDIIPPGATQPIVKPRAIDDVPVLALTLHSRTIGPAALREIALRVEETIKSVQDVSETAVIGGLKRELKVELDRSRLAGFGLGPDDVLRSIGTANVQTDAGRFAEGKDVVAVKGGGFFKTADDVRDVIVGASGGRSVKVGDVATVTDGPEEAQSYVFFGSGPASEGDKGKSLEPAVTISVAKRQGVNAIDVVHGVLAKVETLKGSLIPSDVAVTVTRNYGETSAEKSNELLMHMGLAVVSVTVLIAIALGRKESLVVLTAIPVTLALTLLVFYLYGFTLNRITLFALIFSIGILVDDAIVVVENIVRHLRMPDAKETGLIKTAIRAVDEVGNPTILATFAVIAAILPMAFVGGLMGPYMRPIPIGASAAMVFSLLIAFIVTPWAAVRILKKGHQGKSHDEEGPEDALTKAYRRIMTPLLRSAKVRTVFFVAIGLMLLGSFALVGMKAVTVKMLPFDNKNEFQIIVDMPTGTSLEQTAMVAQALADYGSKVPEVTDFQIYVGSASPFNFNGLVRHYFNRSASYQADIQVNLVGREHRKAQSHDIVKRIRADVSAIAGRYGARVKIAEVPPGPPVLQTLVAEVYGPDEASRLDTAQKVKRIFETTEGVADIDWYMDDDQATVRFAVDQEKAVLSGVSPETVTRALTTALTGSQVGLLHDESAREDVAVRVRLSRTERSGLDRLDQLTVRNATGSAVPLSTLVKAAPIATDKSIYHKNLLPVIYVVGDVVGRQESPVYAIMKMNQALEKLRLPGGSKLDVLTTHLPDAPDKQAMKWDGEWHITYEVFRDLGVAFGAVLILIYILVVAWFQDFKTPIVIMAPIPLTLVGILPGHALMGAFFTATSMIGFIAGAGIIVRNSIILVDFIELRRRQGSSLEQAVIDAGAVRFRPMLLTAAAVIVGSFVILFDPIFQGLAIALMAGEIASTLLSRLAVPVLYFLSARGRAEKPAGT; from the coding sequence ATGAAGACGGGCCTTGCGGGCCGGCTCGCGGCGACGTTCGTCAACAGCAAATTGACGCCGCTGCTGATCCTCGCGTCGTTGTTGCTCGGACTGCTGGCCGTCGTTCGGACGCCCCGTGAAGAAGAGCCGCAGATCGTCGTCCCCATGGCGGACGTGGTCGTCGACATGCCCGGTGCGACGGCTAAGGACGTCGAGCGGCGGGTGACGACCCCGATGGAGAAACTCGTCTGGGAGGTCCCCGGTGTGGAATACGTCTATTCGACGAGCAGTCCCGGGCGGGCCATGGTCGTCGTCCGCTTCTTGGTCGGCCAAGACCAGGAGAAAGCGTTCGTCCGGCTCAGGGAAAAACTCCAGAGCCACTACGACATCATTCCTCCCGGTGCGACTCAGCCCATCGTCAAGCCCCGTGCGATCGACGACGTCCCCGTTCTTGCCTTGACCTTGCACAGCAGGACGATCGGTCCTGCGGCGCTCCGAGAAATCGCACTGCGGGTCGAGGAGACGATAAAGAGCGTCCAAGACGTCAGCGAGACGGCGGTGATCGGCGGCCTCAAGCGCGAACTGAAAGTCGAACTCGACAGGTCGCGGTTGGCCGGATTCGGGCTAGGCCCAGACGACGTCCTCCGATCGATCGGTACGGCCAACGTCCAGACCGATGCGGGCCGTTTCGCCGAGGGCAAGGACGTCGTCGCGGTCAAGGGCGGAGGGTTCTTCAAGACGGCCGACGACGTGCGTGACGTCATCGTCGGGGCCAGCGGCGGGCGGTCGGTCAAGGTCGGCGACGTCGCGACCGTCACGGACGGGCCCGAGGAGGCGCAAAGCTACGTCTTCTTCGGTTCGGGGCCTGCGTCGGAAGGCGACAAAGGCAAGAGCCTCGAACCGGCCGTGACCATCAGCGTCGCCAAGCGACAGGGCGTCAACGCGATCGACGTGGTCCATGGGGTGCTCGCGAAGGTCGAAACACTGAAAGGTTCGCTGATCCCGAGCGACGTCGCGGTCACGGTCACCAGGAACTACGGGGAGACGTCGGCCGAAAAGTCGAACGAACTCCTGATGCACATGGGGCTCGCCGTGGTCTCGGTCACGGTCCTCATCGCGATCGCGCTCGGCCGCAAGGAGTCGCTCGTCGTGCTGACCGCGATCCCGGTCACCTTGGCCCTGACGCTGCTGGTCTTCTACCTGTACGGATTCACGTTGAACAGGATCACGCTCTTCGCACTGATCTTTTCGATCGGGATCCTCGTGGACGACGCGATCGTGGTCGTCGAGAACATCGTCCGACACCTCCGGATGCCCGACGCTAAGGAGACCGGACTCATCAAGACGGCGATCCGGGCCGTGGACGAAGTCGGCAACCCGACGATCCTCGCGACCTTCGCCGTCATTGCCGCGATCCTGCCCATGGCGTTCGTCGGCGGGCTCATGGGCCCCTATATGCGCCCGATCCCGATCGGCGCTTCGGCGGCGATGGTCTTCTCGCTCCTGATCGCGTTCATCGTGACGCCCTGGGCGGCGGTCCGCATCCTCAAGAAGGGCCACCAAGGGAAGTCTCACGACGAAGAGGGGCCGGAGGACGCCTTGACGAAGGCGTACCGCAGGATCATGACCCCGCTTCTCCGCTCGGCCAAGGTCCGGACGGTGTTCTTCGTCGCCATCGGACTGATGCTCCTCGGATCGTTCGCGCTGGTCGGAATGAAGGCGGTCACGGTCAAGATGTTGCCGTTCGACAATAAGAACGAGTTCCAGATCATCGTGGACATGCCGACGGGAACGTCGCTCGAGCAGACCGCGATGGTGGCGCAGGCTTTGGCCGACTACGGTTCGAAAGTGCCGGAAGTGACGGACTTCCAGATCTACGTGGGCTCGGCCAGTCCGTTCAACTTCAATGGCCTGGTCCGCCACTACTTCAACCGCAGCGCCAGCTACCAGGCCGATATCCAGGTCAACCTTGTCGGCCGCGAGCACCGTAAAGCCCAGAGCCACGACATCGTAAAGCGGATCCGTGCCGACGTTTCGGCGATCGCGGGCCGCTACGGAGCCAGGGTCAAGATCGCCGAAGTCCCCCCAGGGCCCCCGGTCCTTCAGACTCTGGTGGCCGAAGTCTATGGCCCGGACGAAGCCTCACGGCTCGACACGGCGCAGAAAGTCAAGAGGATCTTCGAGACGACCGAGGGCGTGGCCGACATCGACTGGTACATGGACGACGACCAGGCTACGGTCCGCTTTGCAGTGGACCAGGAGAAAGCGGTCCTGTCCGGGGTCAGTCCGGAAACCGTGACGAGGGCCCTGACGACGGCCCTCACAGGGAGCCAGGTCGGTCTGCTGCACGACGAGTCCGCAAGGGAAGACGTGGCCGTCCGGGTCAGACTGTCGCGCACCGAGCGAAGCGGACTGGACCGGCTGGACCAGTTGACCGTCCGGAACGCGACTGGCTCCGCCGTACCCTTGAGCACGTTGGTCAAGGCGGCTCCGATCGCAACGGACAAGAGCATCTACCACAAAAACCTGTTGCCCGTGATCTATGTCGTCGGAGACGTCGTCGGGAGGCAAGAGAGCCCGGTCTACGCGATCATGAAGATGAACCAGGCGCTGGAGAAGTTACGTCTCCCCGGCGGCTCGAAACTGGACGTCCTCACGACCCACTTGCCCGACGCCCCGGACAAGCAGGCGATGAAATGGGACGGCGAGTGGCACATCACGTATGAGGTCTTCCGAGACCTAGGAGTGGCGTTCGGCGCCGTCCTGATCCTGATCTACATCCTCGTCGTGGCGTGGTTCCAGGACTTCAAGACGCCGATCGTCATCATGGCTCCGATCCCCTTGACCTTGGTCGGCATCCTTCCGGGCCACGCACTCATGGGCGCGTTCTTCACAGCGACGTCGATGATCGGCTTTATCGCGGGGGCGGGCATCATTGTCCGGAACTCGATCATCCTCGTGGATTTCATCGAACTCCGGCGCAGGCAGGGGTCGTCGCTCGAACAGGCGGTCATCGACGCCGGAGCCGTCCGGTTCCGGCCGATGCTGTTGACGGCCGCCGCCGTCATCGTCGGTTCGTTCGTCATCCTGTTCGATCCGATCTTCCAGGGCCTTGCGATCGCCCTCATGGCGGGAGAGATCGCATCGACGCTCCTTTCCCGGTTGGCCGTCCCGGTGCTGTACTTCCTGTCCGCCCGGGGTCGGGCCGAGAAACCTGCCGGGACCTGA
- the trxA gene encoding thioredoxin — translation MQGESTDTGVVELTAATFKQDVLENETPVLIDFWAGWCGPCRAMKPVLAEAARSLAGKVRVATVDVDKERVLAEAFGIQSIPTCVLMRGSTVLGSYVGVVPAQSLVNDVLKRVA, via the coding sequence ATGCAAGGCGAATCAACCGACACGGGCGTCGTCGAACTGACCGCGGCCACCTTCAAGCAGGACGTCCTGGAGAACGAGACCCCCGTCCTGATCGACTTTTGGGCGGGATGGTGCGGCCCTTGCCGCGCGATGAAGCCCGTCCTCGCCGAAGCGGCCCGATCGTTGGCCGGTAAGGTCCGGGTCGCGACCGTCGACGTGGACAAGGAACGTGTGCTCGCCGAAGCGTTCGGTATCCAAAGCATCCCCACGTGCGTCCTAATGAGGGGTTCGACGGTGTTGGGCTCCTACGTCGGGGTCGTCCCGGCCCAGTCGCTGGTCAACGATGTCCTGAAACGCGTCGCCTAA
- a CDS encoding pyruvate, phosphate dikinase: protein MSKKRVYLFREGHAGMRDLLGGKGANLCEMTNIGLPVPPGFTITTEVCGEYYAEGGRLPGGLEAEMRAAVADVEQQMGRTFGGSERPLLVSVRSGAKFSMPGMMDTVLNLGLNPVTIEALIRETGNPRFVWDSYRRFIMMFSDVAFGLSKHGFDEKIFAQYKAKVGAKSDLDLTAEHLEDVSGLFLAHVHDNAGRDFPTDPWEQLDLSVEAVFKSWHNDRAVFYRKTEKIPDEIGTAVNVQSMVYGNAGDDCGTGVAFSRDPSNGEKAVFGEYLMNAQGEDVVAGVRTPVPISELEKQDPTVYKQFIETMDRLESHYRDMQDIEFTIEHGKLFMLQCRSGKRTGPAAVRVAVEMVREGLISKEEAINRVTASHLDQLLHPRIDPASQSEATRLTSGLAASPGAAVGKVVFDADTAAELGVHGGQGEKVILVRDETNPDDVHGMMASQGVLTARGGKTSHAAVVARGFGIPCVAGAEELEVDAHAKTLKIGERTVREGETITLDGSTGDVFLGPLRLIAPEVSGSFGDLMTWADEFRTLKIRTNADNPRDAHQAIEFGAEGIGLCRTEHMFFEPERLPIVQELILTKDEATRQECLDRLLVVQQADFEGIFEAMEGKPVTVRLIDPPLHEFLPSHDELLRETTELRVKGGAATPGAQGAQYDEKMKLLAEVEAMRESNPMMGLRGVRLSIVLPGLVVMQTRAILQAAAKLIKAGKRVFPEIMIPLVSTVNELRVVQGLLESEAKKVVQEQGVDIPYLFGTMIEIPRAALTAGEIAEYAQFFSFGTNDLTQMTFGFSRDDAEGKFLGRYVDQKILAANPFETLDQTGVGRLMRLAVDEGRSARNDLKCGICGEHGGDPESIVFCHSLGLDYVSCSPFRVPIARLSAAQAVLREKVKVAIDK from the coding sequence ATGAGCAAGAAGCGCGTCTACCTGTTCCGGGAAGGCCATGCCGGCATGAGGGACCTCCTCGGCGGCAAAGGGGCCAACCTCTGTGAAATGACCAACATCGGTCTGCCCGTCCCGCCCGGGTTCACCATCACGACCGAGGTCTGCGGCGAATACTACGCCGAGGGGGGCCGGCTTCCGGGCGGGCTCGAGGCCGAGATGCGCGCCGCCGTCGCCGACGTCGAACAGCAGATGGGCCGGACGTTCGGGGGCTCGGAGCGGCCGCTCCTCGTGTCCGTCCGATCGGGCGCCAAGTTCTCCATGCCCGGCATGATGGACACCGTCCTCAACCTAGGTTTGAACCCGGTGACCATCGAAGCGCTGATCCGGGAGACGGGCAACCCCCGCTTCGTCTGGGACAGCTATCGCCGGTTCATCATGATGTTCTCGGACGTCGCGTTCGGGCTGAGCAAGCACGGCTTCGACGAAAAGATCTTTGCGCAGTACAAGGCCAAGGTAGGAGCCAAGTCCGACTTGGACCTCACGGCGGAACACCTCGAAGACGTGTCCGGCCTGTTCCTTGCCCACGTCCACGACAACGCGGGCCGCGACTTCCCCACCGACCCGTGGGAACAGCTCGACCTTTCCGTCGAAGCCGTTTTCAAGAGCTGGCACAACGACCGCGCCGTCTTCTACCGCAAGACCGAGAAGATCCCTGACGAAATCGGTACGGCCGTCAACGTCCAGTCGATGGTCTACGGGAACGCGGGCGACGACTGCGGGACGGGCGTCGCGTTCAGCCGTGACCCCTCCAACGGCGAAAAGGCCGTTTTCGGCGAGTACCTGATGAACGCCCAAGGCGAAGACGTCGTCGCCGGCGTCCGGACCCCGGTGCCGATCAGCGAACTGGAGAAGCAGGATCCGACCGTGTACAAGCAGTTCATCGAAACGATGGACCGATTAGAGTCGCACTACCGCGACATGCAGGACATCGAGTTCACGATCGAGCACGGCAAGCTCTTCATGCTCCAGTGCCGAAGCGGAAAGCGCACGGGCCCCGCGGCCGTCCGCGTCGCCGTCGAGATGGTCCGCGAGGGATTGATCTCGAAAGAGGAAGCGATCAACCGCGTTACGGCGTCGCACCTGGACCAGCTTCTCCACCCCCGCATCGACCCGGCGTCTCAGTCCGAAGCGACGCGCTTGACCTCGGGGTTGGCCGCCTCGCCCGGCGCTGCCGTCGGCAAAGTCGTCTTCGACGCCGACACGGCCGCCGAACTCGGCGTCCACGGCGGACAAGGTGAGAAAGTCATCCTCGTCCGGGACGAGACCAACCCGGACGACGTGCACGGAATGATGGCCTCCCAAGGCGTCCTGACCGCTCGCGGGGGGAAGACCTCGCACGCTGCGGTCGTCGCCCGCGGTTTCGGCATCCCGTGCGTCGCGGGGGCCGAAGAGCTCGAAGTCGACGCGCACGCCAAGACCTTGAAGATCGGTGAACGGACCGTCCGGGAAGGCGAAACGATCACGCTCGACGGATCGACGGGCGACGTGTTCCTCGGCCCTCTTCGGCTCATCGCGCCTGAAGTGAGCGGTTCCTTCGGAGACCTGATGACTTGGGCCGACGAGTTCCGCACGCTCAAGATCAGGACGAACGCCGACAATCCCCGTGACGCCCATCAAGCGATCGAGTTCGGCGCGGAAGGGATCGGGCTCTGCAGGACGGAGCACATGTTCTTCGAGCCCGAGCGGCTCCCGATCGTCCAGGAACTGATCCTCACGAAGGACGAGGCCACCCGACAGGAGTGTCTCGACAGGTTGTTGGTCGTCCAGCAAGCGGACTTCGAGGGCATTTTCGAAGCGATGGAAGGCAAGCCCGTCACGGTGCGCCTGATCGACCCGCCGCTCCATGAGTTCCTTCCGTCCCACGACGAGCTCTTGCGCGAGACGACCGAACTCCGCGTCAAAGGCGGCGCCGCCACACCGGGCGCGCAAGGCGCGCAATACGACGAGAAGATGAAGCTCCTCGCGGAAGTGGAAGCCATGCGCGAGTCCAACCCCATGATGGGCCTACGTGGCGTCCGTCTGTCGATCGTTCTTCCGGGCCTCGTGGTCATGCAGACGCGGGCGATCCTCCAAGCGGCGGCCAAGCTCATAAAGGCGGGCAAGCGGGTCTTTCCCGAGATCATGATCCCGTTGGTCTCGACCGTCAACGAGCTCCGGGTCGTCCAAGGGCTGTTGGAATCGGAGGCGAAAAAGGTCGTCCAAGAGCAGGGGGTCGACATCCCGTACCTCTTCGGCACGATGATCGAGATCCCCCGAGCCGCTCTCACCGCCGGCGAGATCGCGGAATACGCCCAGTTCTTCAGCTTCGGCACGAACGACCTGACGCAGATGACGTTCGGCTTTTCGCGGGACGACGCCGAGGGCAAGTTCCTGGGGCGGTACGTCGACCAGAAGATCCTGGCCGCAAATCCGTTCGAAACCCTGGACCAGACCGGCGTCGGCCGTCTGATGCGCCTCGCCGTCGACGAAGGCCGCTCGGCGCGGAACGACCTCAAATGCGGCATCTGTGGCGAACACGGCGGCGATCCGGAGTCGATCGTCTTCTGCCATTCGCTCGGACTGGACTACGTGTCCTGCTCGCCGTTCCGCGTCCCCATCGCCCGACTGTCCGCGGCCCAGGCCGTCCTGCGGGAAAAGGTCAAGGTCGCGATCGACAAGTAG
- the rpmE gene encoding 50S ribosomal protein L31 has product MKTATHPVNHPVLFVDGDHEWQGISTMKTNETRTIDGIDHFVVRLEISAFTHPFYTGQKRIVDTAGRVEKFMRRYGNQDKKS; this is encoded by the coding sequence ATGAAAACGGCCACGCATCCTGTCAACCACCCCGTCCTCTTCGTGGACGGCGACCACGAGTGGCAGGGCATCTCGACGATGAAGACGAACGAGACCCGTACGATCGACGGGATCGATCACTTCGTGGTCCGCCTTGAGATCAGCGCCTTCACCCACCCGTTCTACACGGGCCAGAAGAGGATCGTCGACACGGCCGGCCGCGTCGAGAAGTTCATGCGCCGTTACGGCAACCAGGACAAGAAGTCCTAA
- a CDS encoding aminotransferase class I/II-fold pyridoxal phosphate-dependent enzyme, with protein sequence MARDEGYRDRSVLIHGKFRSEKWDFQDHILPPITTAVSFRLRSAERGAEGFVQFANPDVDRRSVAPIYIYDRLDEPCTGLLEETLAFSEKGECAVCFGTGMAAIAASIGIHVQAGDHVVFHPALYGCTYSHVTRWLGKFGVESTPVMMGDLDALRDSLRPETKVVLFESPCNPTMELIDLGGVAKVVAEANLSRDPGKRVVSVIDNTFASPYAQRPLSHGIDYVVHSLTKHIGGFGATMGGVVVGPKSAETDLLLYRKDFGGSISPDAAWHILTYGVPTLALRMERQQRTAQRVAEFLELHPKVGRVHYPGLDSFPQIALAMEQMRDIDGNFAPGAMIFFEMKGDADASYRRAMTVCNHLASDSLAVTLAVSLGQIRTLVEHPASMTHSAIPPEEQVKAGIRPGGVRLSIGLEDERDILSDLEKALEKA encoded by the coding sequence ATGGCACGTGACGAGGGCTATCGTGACCGTTCCGTCCTGATCCATGGCAAGTTCCGGAGCGAAAAGTGGGACTTTCAAGACCACATCCTTCCTCCCATTACGACGGCGGTGAGCTTCCGGCTCCGATCGGCCGAACGGGGTGCAGAAGGGTTCGTCCAGTTCGCTAACCCCGACGTCGACCGCAGGTCCGTCGCCCCGATCTACATCTATGACCGGTTGGACGAACCGTGCACGGGCCTGCTCGAAGAAACCCTGGCCTTTAGCGAGAAGGGAGAGTGCGCGGTCTGCTTCGGGACCGGCATGGCCGCGATCGCCGCTTCGATCGGCATTCACGTTCAAGCTGGCGACCACGTCGTCTTCCATCCTGCGCTCTATGGCTGCACCTACAGTCACGTGACCCGCTGGCTCGGCAAGTTCGGGGTCGAGAGCACGCCCGTCATGATGGGCGACCTGGACGCCTTGCGGGACTCGCTGCGGCCCGAGACCAAAGTGGTCCTGTTCGAGTCCCCGTGCAACCCGACGATGGAACTCATCGACCTCGGCGGGGTGGCCAAGGTCGTTGCCGAGGCCAATCTGAGCCGAGACCCCGGCAAGCGGGTCGTCTCGGTCATCGACAACACCTTTGCCTCGCCATATGCGCAGCGGCCGTTGTCCCACGGCATCGACTACGTCGTGCACTCCTTGACCAAGCACATCGGCGGGTTCGGCGCGACGATGGGCGGAGTGGTCGTCGGCCCGAAGTCCGCTGAAACCGACCTCTTGCTCTACCGGAAAGACTTTGGCGGCTCGATCTCGCCCGACGCCGCCTGGCACATCCTTACGTACGGTGTCCCGACGCTCGCCCTCCGGATGGAGCGCCAACAGCGGACCGCACAGCGGGTCGCCGAGTTCCTCGAACTGCACCCCAAGGTCGGCCGAGTCCACTATCCGGGCCTGGACAGCTTCCCACAGATCGCCTTGGCCATGGAGCAGATGCGCGACATCGACGGCAACTTTGCCCCAGGGGCCATGATCTTCTTCGAGATGAAGGGGGACGCCGACGCGTCGTACCGTCGGGCGATGACGGTCTGCAACCACCTGGCTTCGGACTCTTTGGCCGTGACCCTTGCCGTTTCGCTCGGGCAGATCCGGACGCTCGTCGAGCACCCTGCTTCGATGACGCACTCGGCCATCCCGCCCGAAGAGCAGGTCAAGGCGGGCATCCGGCCGGGCGGCGTCAGGCTGAGCATCGGCCTCGAGGACGAACGCGACATCCTCTCGGACCTTGAGAAGGCGCTGGAAAAAGCCTAA
- a CDS encoding redoxin domain-containing protein, which produces MTLIGLTAAVGLLCLSGQDAGPLGVGSPAPALSGGTWVKGEAVKEFAKGKTYVLQFWSTWSGPSLDAMPGFNALAGRYKDKATFIGINVWDRDPDPKSTEYVGRVQDWVVGQGKAMDYRVCVDDTSDSLLQGWIQAALQTSIPTVFVVGPDGKLAWIESGVAGLDQVVPKVLAGTFTTEDAGRLHEELILRRKKTEELYGEARKALAAGDQKAAFARLDEIASLDPLVKDFVPLMKFELLAEADEAKAKEFFKNAVTGELKDNAVVLQKIGTGIAMGYTPFADPDYETAYLALERVLQIQKKDVPSVLSAMAEAKLRTGHKKDALELMERACEALERDPASSQKEREAYEKRLEQLKDGLG; this is translated from the coding sequence ATGACTTTGATCGGACTGACCGCCGCCGTCGGACTGTTGTGCTTGTCCGGCCAGGATGCAGGTCCCCTTGGTGTCGGATCCCCTGCTCCGGCGCTGTCCGGAGGGACATGGGTCAAGGGCGAAGCGGTCAAGGAGTTCGCCAAAGGCAAGACGTACGTCCTTCAGTTCTGGTCCACGTGGTCCGGACCGTCGCTCGACGCCATGCCCGGCTTCAACGCCCTCGCGGGCCGCTACAAGGACAAAGCGACGTTCATCGGCATCAACGTGTGGGACAGAGACCCCGATCCGAAGAGCACGGAATACGTCGGCCGCGTCCAGGACTGGGTCGTAGGCCAGGGCAAGGCCATGGACTACCGGGTGTGTGTCGACGACACGTCCGACTCGCTCCTGCAGGGCTGGATCCAGGCCGCCCTGCAAACGTCGATCCCGACCGTCTTCGTCGTGGGCCCCGACGGGAAGCTTGCCTGGATCGAGTCCGGAGTGGCCGGTCTTGACCAAGTCGTCCCGAAGGTGCTCGCGGGCACCTTCACGACCGAAGACGCGGGACGGCTCCACGAGGAACTGATCCTGCGTCGGAAAAAGACCGAAGAACTGTACGGCGAAGCCCGCAAGGCGTTGGCGGCCGGCGACCAGAAGGCCGCGTTCGCCCGGCTCGACGAGATCGCTTCCCTCGACCCCTTGGTCAAGGACTTCGTCCCTTTGATGAAGTTCGAGCTCTTGGCCGAAGCCGACGAGGCCAAGGCCAAGGAGTTTTTCAAGAACGCCGTGACCGGCGAGTTAAAGGACAACGCCGTCGTCCTTCAGAAGATCGGGACCGGGATCGCGATGGGTTACACCCCTTTCGCCGATCCGGACTATGAAACGGCTTACCTGGCGCTCGAACGCGTCCTCCAGATCCAGAAGAAGGACGTCCCGTCCGTCCTGTCCGCGATGGCTGAAGCCAAGCTCCGGACGGGCCACAAAAAGGACGCGCTCGAACTCATGGAGCGGGCCTGCGAGGCGCTCGAGCGGGACCCCGCGTCCAGTCAGAAGGAGCGCGAAGCCTACGAAAAGCGCCTCGAACAGCTCAAAGACGGGCTCGGTTAG
- the uppS gene encoding di-trans,poly-cis-decaprenylcistransferase codes for MSRLPAHVAVIMDGNGRWAQKKGLMRLLGHREGYRTLKNVLLQASELGIRYLTVYGFSAENWRRPESEVGGLMRLIEDAAKTELRSLIENNVRVYVSGRLDELPATLQRALRSLVTSTETNTGIGFTLAINYGGRAEIVDAVKKLIASGAGPDDVDEAAIAGNLYVPDVPEPDLMVRTAGEMRWSNFLMWQSAYTELFVTDRTWPEFGAEELLDAVSAYQRRFRKFGGLGDGPEPV; via the coding sequence TTGTCCCGGCTCCCCGCGCACGTCGCCGTGATCATGGACGGTAACGGTCGATGGGCTCAGAAGAAAGGGCTCATGCGCCTGTTGGGGCACCGGGAAGGCTATCGGACGCTCAAGAACGTCCTCCTCCAGGCCAGCGAGCTCGGAATCCGTTATCTGACCGTCTACGGGTTCTCCGCCGAGAACTGGCGGAGGCCGGAATCGGAAGTCGGCGGCCTGATGCGCCTCATCGAGGACGCGGCGAAGACGGAACTCCGCTCGCTCATCGAGAACAACGTCCGAGTGTACGTTTCGGGCCGACTGGACGAGCTCCCGGCGACGTTGCAGCGCGCCCTCCGGTCGCTCGTCACCTCGACGGAGACGAACACCGGCATCGGGTTCACCCTAGCGATCAACTATGGCGGCCGGGCGGAGATCGTCGACGCCGTGAAGAAGCTGATCGCGAGCGGGGCCGGGCCTGACGACGTCGACGAGGCCGCGATCGCCGGCAACCTCTACGTTCCGGACGTGCCCGAGCCAGACCTCATGGTCAGGACGGCGGGCGAGATGAGGTGGTCGAACTTCCTCATGTGGCAGTCGGCGTACACGGAGCTTTTCGTGACCGACCGCACCTGGCCCGAGTTCGGTGCCGAAGAACTGCTCGACGCCGTCTCAGCCTACCAACGTCGATTCCGGAAATTCGGCGGGCTCGGCGACGGCCCGGAACCGGTATGA
- the frr gene encoding ribosome recycling factor, producing the protein MTVQEILQDADQRMKHAVEVTAHDFQRIRTGRANPIILEAVHVDYYGVETPVSQVANVTIPEARQILITPYEKNLLGAIERAILKSDLGLTPNNDGQNIRLNLPPMTEERRKELIKQVHHRAEEGCVAVRNVRRDAIHHLQAAQKNKEISEDELKSHEKKIQDMTDKHVAEVHDVQKKKDAELMEI; encoded by the coding sequence ATGACAGTCCAAGAAATCCTGCAGGATGCAGACCAACGCATGAAGCACGCCGTCGAGGTGACGGCCCACGATTTTCAGCGCATCCGGACGGGACGCGCCAACCCGATCATCCTCGAGGCGGTGCACGTCGACTATTACGGAGTCGAGACGCCGGTCAGCCAGGTCGCCAACGTCACGATCCCGGAAGCGCGCCAAATCTTGATCACGCCCTACGAGAAGAACCTGCTCGGCGCGATCGAACGCGCGATCCTGAAGAGCGACCTCGGGCTGACGCCGAACAACGACGGCCAGAACATCCGGTTGAACCTTCCCCCGATGACGGAGGAGCGCCGCAAGGAACTGATCAAACAGGTCCACCACAGGGCCGAAGAAGGTTGCGTGGCCGTGCGGAACGTCCGCCGCGACGCGATCCATCATCTCCAGGCCGCGCAGAAGAACAAAGAGATCTCCGAAGACGAACTGAAATCCCACGAGAAGAAGATCCAGGACATGACCGACAAGCACGTCGCCGAAGTCCACGACGTCCAGAAGAAGAAAGACGCCGAGTTGATGGAGATCTAA